Proteins co-encoded in one Spirochaetaceae bacterium genomic window:
- a CDS encoding AAA family ATPase has product MATLHRLTVRGFKSIRSLEEFELRGVNVLIGANGAGKSNLLDVFRSVSELASRRWHVHVKQEGGADALLHGGRRKTPRLEITLSFDRGHYYYSLSAEAAGDDLVLGREWLSPGAAQAAEPMNARRLLSGGSSGWSKEAVNDNLKDLAIYGLSTYALSGIRDWRVYHFGDTSRVSGMRCPQEVRDNLRLKADGSNLAPFLRFLRERHPRRLQDIVKTVRIAAPFFGDFVYRRDVEERVELEWYHRDDRDTPLGPGQISDGLLRFVCVATALLQPPELQPDPIIIDEPELGLHPTALTLLAEMVRGASQARRVILSTQSADLVSEFDPEDVVVVHRRDGESVFERLDSDVLRDWLEDYSVGQLWKAEVVGGGPAR; this is encoded by the coding sequence GTGGCGACTCTACACCGACTCACGGTTCGCGGCTTCAAGTCTATCCGCTCGCTGGAAGAGTTCGAGCTCCGCGGAGTCAACGTGCTTATCGGGGCGAACGGCGCGGGCAAGAGCAATCTGCTGGACGTGTTCCGTTCGGTGTCCGAGCTGGCGAGTCGCCGGTGGCACGTGCATGTCAAGCAGGAGGGGGGGGCGGACGCATTACTGCACGGAGGGCGCAGGAAGACTCCACGTCTCGAAATAACACTGTCTTTCGATCGGGGACACTACTACTACAGCCTCTCAGCGGAGGCTGCCGGCGACGATCTCGTTCTGGGCAGGGAGTGGCTTTCTCCCGGCGCGGCACAGGCGGCAGAACCTATGAACGCGCGAAGGCTGTTGTCTGGGGGGTCATCCGGGTGGTCGAAGGAGGCCGTGAACGACAATCTCAAGGACTTGGCTATCTACGGGCTCTCGACGTATGCGCTATCTGGCATCCGGGACTGGCGGGTGTACCACTTTGGTGACACGAGCCGTGTGAGCGGGATGCGTTGTCCGCAGGAGGTGCGTGACAACCTGCGCCTGAAGGCGGACGGTAGCAACCTGGCCCCGTTTCTGCGGTTCCTGCGTGAGCGTCATCCGCGCAGACTTCAGGACATCGTGAAGACGGTGCGGATCGCCGCTCCGTTCTTTGGAGACTTCGTGTATCGCAGGGACGTGGAGGAGCGTGTCGAGCTGGAGTGGTACCACCGGGATGATCGGGACACGCCGCTGGGTCCGGGGCAGATCTCCGACGGGTTGCTCCGATTCGTCTGTGTGGCGACAGCGCTCCTTCAACCTCCCGAGTTGCAGCCTGATCCGATCATCATTGACGAGCCCGAGCTGGGCTTGCATCCGACGGCGCTCACACTGCTCGCCGAGATGGTTCGAGGCGCCAGCCAGGCGCGGAGGGTAATTCTCTCCACTCAATCAGCCGACCTTGTCAGCGAGTTCGATCCGGAGGACGTGGTGGTGGTCCACCGAAGGGATGGCGAGTCTGTATTCGAGAGGTTGGATTCGGACGTCCTGCGGGACTGGCTGGAGGATTACTCGGTGGGGCAGCTCTGGAAGGCGGAGGTTGTCGGCGGCGGGCCGGCGCGTTGA